A genome region from Ammoniphilus oxalaticus includes the following:
- a CDS encoding CopG family ribbon-helix-helix protein — MDTKRIMISLPHHLLEEVDGLVEREQSDRSEFIRQAMKLYLRERKKSQIRETMQKGYMEMANINLNIASEAFQAEEEADHTLCRLVSGV; from the coding sequence ATGGATACCAAGCGTATTATGATTAGTTTGCCTCACCATCTTCTGGAAGAGGTGGATGGTCTAGTGGAAAGAGAACAATCAGATCGAAGTGAATTTATTAGACAAGCGATGAAACTCTATCTTAGAGAGCGGAAGAAGAGCCAGATTCGTGAAACCATGCAGAAAGGATACATGGAGATGGCCAACATTAATCTCAACATAGCGTCGGAGGCTTTTCAAGCAGAAGAGGAGGCTGACCATACCTTATGCCGCTTAGTAAGCGGGGTGTAA
- the tsaE gene encoding tRNA (adenosine(37)-N6)-threonylcarbamoyltransferase complex ATPase subunit type 1 TsaE produces the protein MKREYKVTTRSAEETKQWARRLAERVQARDVITLEGDLGAGKTTFTQGFAKGLGVSGVVNSPTFTIVKEYAGRMPLYHMDVYRIEDEFEELGFEEYFYGEGVTVVEWASRIQAALPEQRLEIELKRLTGDEREIIIYPHGERFEQLRKELLE, from the coding sequence TTGAAGCGAGAATATAAGGTTACTACTCGTTCTGCGGAAGAAACCAAGCAATGGGCGCGGCGATTGGCGGAGCGAGTCCAAGCTAGAGATGTAATTACATTGGAAGGGGATTTAGGGGCGGGTAAAACAACATTCACACAAGGGTTTGCTAAGGGCTTAGGTGTGTCGGGTGTAGTAAACAGTCCTACCTTCACGATTGTAAAAGAATACGCAGGGCGGATGCCGCTTTATCATATGGATGTTTATCGAATTGAGGATGAGTTTGAAGAGTTAGGGTTTGAGGAATATTTTTATGGAGAAGGCGTTACAGTCGTGGAATGGGCCAGTCGAATTCAAGCGGCGTTGCCTGAACAACGTTTGGAAATTGAGTTGAAACGTCTAACGGGGGACGAAAGAGAAATTATAATTTACCCGCATGGAGAGCGTTTTGAACAACTACGCAAGGAGTTGTTGGAATGA
- the rimI gene encoding ribosomal protein S18-alanine N-acetyltransferase produces the protein MDNYSIRPMRREDLEVIHDIQQEAFPDPWSIGALLHEITENDFAHYLVLESDGNVIGYGGMWIVIDEAQITNIAIAAPYRGQRWGEKLLMSMILYAVKHGASAMTLEVRVTNIVAQRLYEKFGFNKTGIRPRYYSDNGEDALIMWVNFRDEAEQQLEEENSRYV, from the coding sequence ATGGATAACTACTCAATACGTCCGATGAGACGTGAAGACCTTGAAGTGATTCATGATATTCAACAGGAGGCATTTCCGGATCCTTGGTCAATAGGAGCTTTGTTGCATGAGATCACGGAAAATGATTTCGCGCATTACCTTGTTTTAGAATCTGATGGCAATGTAATCGGTTATGGCGGAATGTGGATCGTTATTGATGAAGCGCAAATAACTAATATTGCCATTGCTGCCCCTTATCGCGGGCAAAGATGGGGAGAAAAACTGTTGATGTCGATGATTCTTTACGCTGTGAAACATGGGGCAAGCGCGATGACGCTAGAAGTCCGGGTCACAAATATCGTTGCTCAGCGTTTATATGAGAAGTTTGGATTTAATAAAACAGGGATTCGTCCTCGGTATTATTCGGATAATGGCGAAGATGCCCTAATCATGTGGGTGAATTTTAGAGATGAAGCAGAACAGCAACTGGAAGAAGAAAACTCTAGATACGTATAG
- the tsaB gene encoding tRNA (adenosine(37)-N6)-threonylcarbamoyltransferase complex dimerization subunit type 1 TsaB, which produces MKILGIDTSNLVMSLAVINNQQLLGEYTTNLKKNHSIRLMPAISLLLDELDVEPSALDGIAIAQGPGSYTGVRIGVTTAKSMAWSLGIPLVGVSSLEALAGNGNYFSGYVCPLFDARRGQVYTALFENGERSENDQITMMESWADQLAALQKPVLFLGDDVSMHQSVISEKLGNQARFGPPDWNVPRASYIAREGSRKIQQGELSDPNLFAPRYLQLAEAEAKWLAAQQAKET; this is translated from the coding sequence ATGAAGATACTTGGCATAGATACTTCAAATCTAGTGATGAGTTTGGCTGTAATCAATAATCAGCAATTGTTAGGGGAGTATACGACCAATCTGAAAAAGAACCACTCGATTCGATTGATGCCCGCGATTTCCTTATTGTTGGATGAGTTGGACGTTGAACCATCCGCCTTGGACGGAATTGCCATTGCGCAAGGACCTGGTTCTTATACAGGCGTTCGGATTGGTGTCACAACGGCTAAATCAATGGCCTGGTCGCTCGGAATCCCCTTAGTGGGGGTTTCAAGTCTTGAAGCGTTGGCTGGTAACGGTAATTATTTTTCAGGATATGTTTGCCCCTTGTTTGACGCGCGGCGCGGTCAGGTGTATACAGCCCTGTTTGAAAATGGGGAACGTAGCGAGAATGATCAGATTACAATGATGGAATCTTGGGCGGATCAGCTTGCCGCATTGCAGAAGCCTGTTTTGTTTTTAGGTGATGATGTATCGATGCACCAATCTGTTATATCGGAAAAATTAGGGAATCAAGCTAGATTTGGTCCGCCTGACTGGAATGTTCCGCGGGCAAGCTATATTGCAAGAGAGGGCAGTCGAAAAATTCAACAGGGAGAATTATCGGATCCGAATCTATTTGCCCCGCGTTACTTGCAATTGGCCGAGGCTGAAGCAAAGTGGCTGGCTGCTCAACAGGCTAAGGAAACATAA
- a CDS encoding Tex family protein — translation MDINQMIGVISKEAGIANQHVISVVELLDAGNTVPFIARYRKEATGALDENQIRLIQERLTYLRNLEERKTEVIRLIAEQEKLTDELECQIAQAVKLQEVEDLYRPFRQKRRTRATMAKEKGLEPLAAFIMSLPVKEDPATVANEYINEEKQVMTAEDALQGAMDIIAEVVSDDPDTRKWIRRFTFERGTLQAEKKNDEEAEKNVFEMYYEYAEPIKRIVPHRTLAINRGEKEGILRVRLEVDVESIMEFLEKRYIPAPTAARPYLSAALEDSYKRLIAPAVEREARNELTQIAEEQAIHIFSENLRQLLLQAPIKGSMVLGLDPAYRTGCKFAVVDETGKLHQVGVVYPTPPHNRVEEAKRVLIDVIDSYQIDIIAIGNGTASRETEEFTAAMLRDIDRDVSYIIVNEAGASVYSASKLAGEEFPDLDVAERSAVSIARRLQDPLAELVKIDPKSIGVGQYQHDVSQTRLTESLQFVVESAVNYVGVDVNTASPSLLQHVSGVSRQVANNIVKLREEAGKFSSRTQLKKVPRLGAKTFEQCVGFLRIMEGDNPLDKTPIHPESYEKVEELLQRLQIEPRAINQPESKEKLQKVELVSMAEQLEIGEPTLRDIIDSLLRPGRDPRDELSKPLLMKDVLTIEDLKLGMELQGTIRNVVDFGAFVDVGLKNDGLVHISKLSSSYVKHPLDVVSVGQIVTVWVSEVDVKKMRVGLTMIEPHEAGA, via the coding sequence ATGGATATAAATCAGATGATCGGCGTTATTTCAAAAGAGGCTGGTATCGCGAATCAACATGTAATTAGTGTGGTCGAGCTACTGGATGCGGGCAATACAGTTCCGTTTATCGCCCGATATCGGAAGGAAGCGACAGGCGCGTTGGATGAAAACCAAATTCGTTTGATTCAAGAACGATTGACGTATCTCCGCAATCTTGAAGAGAGAAAGACGGAAGTCATTCGACTGATCGCTGAGCAAGAAAAATTGACGGACGAGCTTGAATGTCAGATTGCTCAGGCCGTGAAGTTGCAAGAAGTAGAAGACCTGTATCGACCATTTCGTCAAAAGAGAAGAACAAGAGCGACCATGGCGAAGGAAAAAGGCTTGGAGCCGTTAGCCGCTTTTATTATGAGTTTACCCGTTAAAGAAGATCCAGCTACGGTAGCGAACGAATATATAAACGAGGAAAAACAAGTGATGACAGCGGAAGATGCGTTGCAGGGCGCAATGGATATTATTGCCGAAGTCGTTTCAGATGATCCTGATACACGTAAATGGATTCGACGTTTTACATTTGAACGAGGTACGCTGCAAGCGGAAAAGAAAAACGATGAAGAAGCCGAAAAAAATGTGTTTGAAATGTACTATGAATACGCCGAACCGATTAAGCGCATTGTGCCGCATCGAACATTGGCGATCAATCGAGGCGAAAAGGAAGGAATCTTACGGGTTAGACTTGAAGTTGACGTGGAATCTATTATGGAATTCTTAGAAAAAAGGTATATCCCCGCTCCTACTGCGGCGCGGCCTTATTTGAGCGCGGCTCTAGAAGATAGTTATAAGCGTTTAATTGCTCCAGCTGTGGAACGGGAAGCGCGCAATGAATTAACGCAGATAGCGGAAGAACAAGCGATCCATATTTTCTCAGAGAATTTACGTCAACTATTATTACAAGCGCCGATCAAAGGGAGTATGGTTCTGGGACTTGATCCCGCTTATCGGACAGGCTGTAAGTTTGCGGTTGTGGATGAGACAGGAAAACTGCATCAAGTTGGCGTCGTTTATCCGACTCCGCCGCATAATCGGGTGGAAGAAGCGAAGCGTGTGTTAATTGATGTTATTGATTCATATCAAATTGATATCATCGCGATCGGTAATGGTACGGCGTCAAGGGAAACAGAAGAATTTACAGCTGCGATGTTAAGGGATATCGATCGAGATGTTTCCTACATTATTGTCAATGAAGCAGGCGCCAGCGTTTATTCTGCTTCAAAGTTAGCGGGAGAAGAATTTCCAGATTTAGACGTCGCGGAACGGAGCGCGGTTTCTATTGCAAGGAGATTGCAGGATCCATTAGCTGAATTGGTTAAAATCGATCCAAAGTCAATCGGGGTTGGGCAATATCAACATGATGTCAGTCAAACACGACTCACTGAAAGTCTACAGTTTGTAGTAGAGTCCGCGGTAAACTATGTCGGTGTCGATGTGAACACCGCATCTCCGTCACTTTTGCAGCATGTGTCGGGAGTCAGTCGCCAAGTGGCAAATAATATCGTGAAGCTAAGGGAAGAGGCTGGTAAATTCTCCTCAAGAACACAATTAAAAAAGGTGCCTCGTTTAGGGGCTAAAACGTTTGAACAGTGTGTCGGTTTTTTACGGATTATGGAGGGGGATAACCCGTTGGATAAGACGCCGATCCATCCTGAATCGTATGAAAAAGTGGAGGAATTGCTGCAACGATTGCAAATTGAGCCGCGGGCGATAAATCAGCCGGAAAGCAAAGAAAAATTACAAAAAGTAGAATTAGTTTCGATGGCTGAACAATTGGAGATTGGTGAACCGACATTGCGGGATATTATCGACAGCTTGCTTAGACCTGGGCGTGATCCGCGGGATGAACTGTCAAAACCCTTACTAATGAAAGACGTATTGACGATCGAGGATTTAAAGCTGGGTATGGAGTTGCAGGGTACGATTAGAAACGTTGTTGATTTCGGCGCTTTTGTCGATGTTGGCTTAAAAAATGATGGACTTGTCCACATATCGAAGTTAAGTTCAAGCTATGTGAAACACCCACTGGATGTCGTATCAGTCGGACAGATTGTGACGGTGTGGGTTTCGGAGGTAGATGTAAAGAAAATGCGTGTTGGCTTGACGATGATTGAGCCGCATGAAGCGGGCGCATAA
- a CDS encoding hydrolase/acyltransferase, with amino-acid sequence MRYCLLQGENGLQFIAIPKDHMYQLVALIHRLHKEIDKLTAKEKPTLPIVLAECSELEILSPHCEIISGLDYINELEKSFNDVQETEYPLISLLTEIRAFQAQLEYLAEEV; translated from the coding sequence ATGCGATATTGCCTGCTTCAAGGAGAAAATGGCCTTCAATTTATAGCTATTCCAAAAGATCACATGTATCAACTCGTTGCTCTCATTCACCGCTTACATAAAGAGATTGACAAACTTACGGCAAAAGAAAAGCCAACGTTACCGATTGTCCTCGCGGAATGTAGTGAACTCGAGATCCTTTCGCCTCATTGCGAAATTATTTCGGGCTTAGACTATATTAATGAACTGGAGAAAAGTTTTAATGATGTGCAAGAAACCGAGTACCCGCTTATTTCACTACTAACAGAAATTCGCGCTTTCCAAGCGCAATTAGAATATTTAGCAGAAGAAGTCTAA
- a CDS encoding LolA family protein, translating to MRRRFKWLVMLIAILSLVATGCGPKGASDAVADLNKQMEKMSGYKLNAELTLQTGKEPQNYDVEVWYQKPDYYRVALTSKTKDVTQLILRNEEGVFLLTPHLNKSFRFQSGWPENHAQVYLYESLVKSVTDDEQREFVEDEGNYVFDVKADYHNHSLISQKVVFTQDFQPVKVDVMDANKNVMVTVNFTHFEKDAQFDENSFSKDRNLETSSLTSSMPTMAKTDEEVQGSFGVIQPSYTPHGVNFLGVEKVEGTDGPQLVLRYKGDFNYTLIEERPKATHASFPSGEIIDLGETLAVMVGDKQKTMTWTHDGVEYLLVGDLPREELMSVAKSTLNQVGK from the coding sequence ATGAGAAGAAGATTTAAATGGCTAGTTATGTTGATAGCTATACTGTCCCTAGTAGCTACTGGTTGTGGTCCAAAAGGCGCCAGTGATGCGGTTGCTGATTTAAATAAGCAAATGGAAAAGATGTCGGGATATAAATTGAATGCTGAATTAACGTTGCAAACGGGTAAGGAACCACAAAACTATGATGTGGAAGTATGGTACCAAAAACCCGACTACTATCGGGTGGCGCTCACTTCCAAGACGAAAGATGTTACACAGTTGATCCTTCGCAATGAAGAAGGAGTGTTCCTGTTAACGCCGCATCTCAATAAAAGTTTTCGTTTCCAAAGCGGGTGGCCTGAAAACCACGCCCAAGTTTACCTTTATGAATCGCTGGTGAAGAGTGTCACAGATGATGAGCAAAGAGAATTTGTCGAGGATGAAGGGAACTATGTGTTCGACGTGAAAGCAGACTACCACAACCATTCGCTTATTTCTCAAAAGGTTGTATTTACGCAAGACTTTCAGCCTGTTAAAGTGGATGTGATGGATGCCAACAAAAATGTGATGGTTACGGTCAATTTTACACATTTTGAGAAAGACGCGCAATTTGATGAAAATTCATTTAGTAAGGATCGGAATTTGGAGACGAGCAGCCTAACTTCGAGTATGCCAACGATGGCTAAAACGGATGAAGAAGTTCAGGGAAGTTTTGGGGTGATTCAACCTTCTTACACACCACACGGCGTCAATTTCCTTGGCGTTGAAAAAGTGGAAGGGACGGATGGACCACAACTTGTGCTTCGTTATAAAGGAGATTTTAACTATACGCTAATTGAAGAAAGACCGAAGGCGACGCACGCTAGTTTTCCGAGCGGGGAAATCATTGATCTCGGTGAGACACTTGCGGTCATGGTAGGAGACAAACAGAAAACGATGACGTGGACTCACGACGGCGTTGAGTATTTACTCGTTGGCGATCTTCCGCGGGAAGAGCTTATGTCTGTAGCCAAATCGACTCTGAATCAAGTTGGAAAATAA
- the alr gene encoding alanine racemase, with protein sequence MGEDFYRHTWVEVDLDAISANVNAFRKHLPEQTKLMAVVKADGYGHGAIPVAEEALAAGVQYLGVATLDEALELRAAGIDAPILVMGYTAPPFLEIAALRNITLTVFDLDVIAALDELTRRLRIPVKIHLKVDSGMGRIGVRSEAEFRALISAVDKCPLIVLEGAFTHFSCADEVDSSYSEAQHHTFMRVIQNSLRSIPIIHCNNSAAGIMFPSWGYNMVRLGISLYGQYPSPQARGQGIELTAAFALKSKISYVKDVSKGTFISYGATYQTTSKAKIASIPIGYADGYSRALSNRGKALVGGQKVSVVGRICMDQCMLDVSNLSTCFVGDEVVLIGRQGNAIITVDDVAELLQTINYEVTCMISRRVPRVYKRNGSELFTKNYLL encoded by the coding sequence ATGGGAGAGGATTTTTATCGCCATACTTGGGTTGAAGTAGATTTAGATGCGATTTCCGCTAATGTGAACGCTTTCCGAAAACATCTGCCAGAACAAACGAAGTTAATGGCTGTTGTAAAAGCGGATGGCTATGGTCATGGCGCGATTCCAGTTGCCGAGGAAGCTTTGGCCGCCGGCGTTCAATATTTGGGTGTGGCTACGCTTGATGAAGCTCTTGAATTGCGAGCTGCGGGGATTGACGCTCCGATTCTTGTGATGGGCTATACTGCTCCGCCCTTTTTGGAGATCGCGGCGTTGCGCAACATCACATTAACCGTATTTGACTTAGATGTGATCGCTGCGTTGGATGAACTGACGCGACGTCTTCGTATTCCTGTAAAAATCCACTTGAAAGTGGATTCGGGAATGGGTAGGATAGGAGTAAGGTCGGAAGCGGAGTTTCGGGCCCTTATTTCGGCTGTTGATAAATGTCCCTTGATTGTGCTCGAAGGGGCGTTCACTCATTTTTCTTGCGCGGATGAAGTAGATTCGTCATATTCCGAAGCTCAGCATCATACCTTTATGAGAGTGATTCAAAACTCACTGCGTTCGATTCCTATTATCCATTGCAACAATAGCGCCGCCGGTATTATGTTTCCAAGCTGGGGTTATAACATGGTTAGATTGGGAATAAGCTTATATGGACAATACCCGTCCCCTCAAGCGCGTGGGCAGGGAATCGAATTGACAGCAGCCTTTGCTTTAAAGTCAAAGATCTCTTATGTGAAGGACGTCTCCAAGGGAACATTTATTAGTTATGGGGCAACCTATCAAACAACAAGTAAAGCAAAAATTGCCTCTATACCGATTGGCTATGCCGATGGCTATTCACGCGCGTTATCTAATCGCGGCAAAGCTTTGGTCGGGGGCCAGAAGGTGTCGGTTGTTGGGAGAATTTGCATGGACCAGTGCATGCTCGATGTTTCCAACCTATCAACGTGTTTCGTTGGAGACGAAGTTGTCTTGATTGGGCGGCAAGGAAATGCGATCATTACGGTTGACGATGTAGCTGAATTACTGCAAACAATTAATTATGAAGTAACTTGTATGATTAGTAGGCGCGTTCCTAGAGTGTACAAGAGGAATGGCTCCGAACTATTTACAAAAAATTATTTGCTATGA
- a CDS encoding type II toxin-antitoxin system PemK/MazF family toxin, with translation MIVKRGDVYFADLSPVVGSEQGGVRPVLIIQNDIGNRFSPTVIVAAITAQIQKAKLPTHVEIDAKVYGFDRDSVILLEQIRTIDKQRLTDKITHLDDEMMEKVNEALQISLGLIDF, from the coding sequence GTGATTGTTAAGCGTGGCGATGTCTATTTTGCGGACCTGTCTCCTGTCGTCGGCTCAGAGCAAGGCGGTGTTCGTCCAGTTCTCATCATTCAGAATGATATAGGAAACCGGTTCAGTCCGACGGTCATCGTCGCAGCCATAACAGCTCAGATCCAGAAGGCGAAGCTCCCTACTCACGTCGAGATTGATGCCAAGGTATACGGATTCGATAGAGATTCTGTGATTCTTCTTGAGCAGATTAGAACGATTGATAAACAACGATTGACGGATAAGATTACCCATCTTGATGATGAAATGATGGAAAAGGTCAATGAAGCGCTTCAGATTAGTCTCGGTCTTATTGATTTTTAA
- the cmpA gene encoding cortex morphogenetic protein CmpA: MPGWLRRQLMRAFQGKDHRQIRLLNDCWFGYKQKNNQKSISV; the protein is encoded by the coding sequence ATGCCGGGGTGGTTACGCAGACAATTAATGCGGGCCTTTCAGGGTAAAGATCATCGACAAATCAGATTGCTCAATGATTGTTGGTTCGGTTACAAACAAAAAAACAACCAAAAGTCAATCAGCGTCTAG
- a CDS encoding NAD(P)H-hydrate dehydratase codes for MYLVNARQMREMDRFAIEKIGIPSIVLMETAGQAVAQEVEQRYPQARLVVIAGHGNNGGDAFVLSRHLQNRGFAVNTWLVGSEEKMTADTAIAYRALVQSRVHVQKLTPKSWNLFCRELSGADVIIDGLVGTGIKGSLREEAARVVMEINKRKDRAAIVSVDIPSGINADNGVISSVAVSADLTVTFACPRWGHFLFPGAGHCGRLIVRDIGIPAWVGEELGIKARLLQDEFISTLIPKRARHSHKGSYGHVLVIAGSQSYVGAPALTALGAIRSGAGMVTLALPESIQSMVVGLTPEAVYWPWADKAGSFAPHSWEALRATNQPRYDCVVVGPGLGHEVDIDWLKQVIDRTSGPLLLDADALNLLGQDLTLTENRMPVILTPHPGEIARIMKMTVQEVEENRQQIAVKFARQHRVYLVLKGTYSIIATPQGTCFVSPRGSSSLAKGGSGDVLSGMIASFINQTGDVLAGLQCAVYVHGMAGELMDEYSGGASDLGLWIGQALQALAQKDRDNHTL; via the coding sequence GTGTATTTGGTGAATGCGCGGCAAATGCGAGAAATGGATCGCTTCGCCATAGAGAAAATCGGCATTCCTAGCATTGTACTCATGGAAACGGCGGGTCAAGCCGTTGCCCAAGAAGTGGAACAGAGGTACCCGCAAGCGCGCCTTGTCGTCATTGCTGGTCACGGGAATAATGGCGGGGATGCGTTCGTGCTATCCAGGCATTTGCAAAATAGAGGTTTTGCGGTTAACACATGGCTGGTCGGTTCTGAAGAGAAGATGACAGCAGATACGGCGATCGCCTATCGGGCGTTGGTTCAAAGTCGTGTCCATGTCCAAAAACTCACACCCAAATCGTGGAATCTATTCTGTCGCGAACTTAGCGGGGCGGACGTTATTATCGATGGACTTGTCGGTACGGGGATAAAAGGGTCCCTCCGCGAAGAGGCTGCGCGCGTAGTTATGGAAATAAACAAGCGCAAAGATCGGGCTGCAATCGTTTCGGTCGATATCCCAAGCGGAATTAACGCGGATAATGGCGTCATTTCTTCCGTGGCCGTGAGCGCGGACCTAACCGTTACGTTTGCTTGTCCGAGATGGGGACATTTTTTGTTTCCGGGGGCGGGCCATTGTGGTCGCTTGATTGTTCGCGATATTGGCATCCCCGCGTGGGTGGGGGAGGAGTTGGGAATCAAGGCTCGTTTGCTTCAAGATGAATTTATATCTACATTGATCCCAAAACGAGCGAGACATTCCCATAAAGGTTCCTATGGACATGTGTTGGTTATAGCGGGTTCTCAATCTTATGTCGGCGCCCCAGCGTTAACCGCATTAGGAGCGATTCGTTCGGGAGCGGGGATGGTGACGCTTGCGTTGCCTGAGTCAATTCAATCGATGGTTGTCGGTCTAACACCTGAAGCTGTTTATTGGCCATGGGCGGATAAAGCAGGCAGCTTTGCCCCGCATAGCTGGGAAGCGTTGCGGGCAACGAATCAACCTCGTTATGATTGCGTTGTCGTCGGTCCAGGACTTGGGCATGAAGTGGATATTGACTGGTTAAAGCAAGTGATTGACCGCACGTCAGGTCCGTTATTGCTCGATGCGGATGCATTGAATCTGCTAGGTCAAGACCTCACGCTGACTGAAAATCGGATGCCTGTGATTCTCACGCCGCATCCTGGAGAAATCGCCCGCATAATGAAAATGACCGTACAGGAAGTGGAAGAAAACCGCCAGCAAATTGCCGTGAAATTTGCCCGTCAACATCGAGTGTACCTGGTGTTAAAGGGGACTTATTCGATCATTGCCACTCCGCAAGGGACTTGTTTTGTCAGTCCGCGCGGGAGCTCTTCTTTAGCCAAAGGTGGCTCAGGAGATGTATTGTCAGGAATGATCGCTTCTTTTATTAATCAGACGGGCGATGTTTTAGCGGGTCTTCAGTGCGCAGTCTATGTACATGGAATGGCCGGGGAACTGATGGATGAATATAGCGGCGGCGCATCTGATCTCGGTTTATGGATCGGTCAAGCCCTTCAAGCGCTCGCGCAAAAAGATCGCGATAACCATACACTTTAA